One window from the genome of Penaeus monodon isolate SGIC_2016 chromosome 2, NSTDA_Pmon_1, whole genome shotgun sequence encodes:
- the LOC119580352 gene encoding uncharacterized protein LOC119580352 isoform X10, with the protein MVRCLIHGHNQQYKMTCKGDDAEDMCGNTLEPDPRYDSCCSNIFRPGKVLRDIIKGLLVVLGIAVVIAVVFVIIFYVVPGKEGEESVLTLKESAIVGGPVEHEVTGNGINEVEFTDNTRYDVAPSLEKIREEEDADVHAGHDHEHDHEHADHDHAHHDHDHAHDHDHDHAHHDHAHHEQPSAEPEPEPEAEPEAEPEAEPEATPEPEAEPEPTAEPEPEHMAPTAAHESPEATPSAAAAPTERTIVSVSSTGAGTRVEVKSSESEVSHVPSTSIPPLLDVLGPHATPAGDARGSCRPRSLEMCSDLPYALTSLPNWANDKTDYELHNASLPFFRDVIVRSSCSPRAREYSCAILEPPCGVNGAIIPPCRTFCRSVASTCQEFVIKGFGLSDVFNCDKFPDSTDPAVCFDATQEPCLGLEHRCGDGKCVAKRLVCDGISDCVDQSDEATCPGRLPAPAGDAAPAASDNTFQHLPNSEDARTGGRDLPFEDYTTLDTPEAVLEEQVPPADDYPVFNDYSVTEDYPEGPLDYVTDNFDYPEVVDSSAATLPPVDEFEGRVDAANESLTVDEEPFQQDFVDINTESAPAEAFMPTEEPVTSEAQDFVAEGDFVSTDGPVLICDHEKFLCQNGFDCVDLAAVCDGLQQCSDGSDEANCTSIGLSSSTTPASHTPEPQTSFPGEEVATTIPEYATEDAVTEGAVEETTFFTTTPEVCPELMCLDGTCLAISQLNDGVNDCSDGTDEQNFSELISAT; encoded by the exons GGCGACGACGCCGAGGACATGTGCGGGAATACCCTGGAGCCCGATCCTCGCTACGACTCGTGCTGCTCCAACATCTTCCGGCCGGGTAAGGTGCTCAGGGACATCATCAAGGGCCTGCTGGTGGTGCTGGGCATCGCCGTCGTCATCGCCGTCGTGTTTGTTATCATCTTCTACGTCGTTCCAG GCAAGGAGGGCGAGGAGTCCGTCCTGACCCTGAAGGAGAGCGCCATCGTGGGCGGCCCCGTCGAGCACGAGGTCACTGGCAACGGGATCAATGAGGTCGAATTTACCGACAATACTCGATACGACGTCGCTCCCAGCCTGGAGAAAAtccgggaggaggaggacgcggaTGTGCATGCCGGCCACGACCACGAGCACGACCACGAGCACGCTGACCACGATCACGCCCACCACGACCACGATCACGCCCACGATCACGACCACGATCATGCCCACCACGACCACGCCCACCACGAGCAGCCGTCCGCCGAACCCGAGCCCGAGCCGGAAGCCGAGCCGGAAGCCGAGCCGGAAGCCGAGCCGGAAGCCACCCCTGAGCCCGAGGCCGAGCCCGAGCCGACGGCTGAGCCCGAACCCGAGCACATGG CCCCCACCGCCGCCCACGAGAGCCCCGAGGCCACGCCCTCTGCCGCCGCCGCCCCCACCGAGAGAACCATCGTGTCCGTGTCCAGCACAGGCGCCGGAACCAGGGTCGAGGTCAAGTCTTCTGAGTCCGAGGTCAGCCACGTGCCCTCGACCAGCATCCCGCCGCTTCTCGACGTCCTGGGGCCTCACGCCACGCCCGCCGGGGACGCGCGCG GAAGCTGCCGTCCTCGCAGCCTGGAGATGTGCAGCGACTTGCCCTACGCACTCACCTCCCTCCCGAACTGGGCCAATGACAAGACAGATTACGAACTTCACAACGCGTCTCTTCCATTCTTTAGG gaCGTCATCGTGAGGTCAAGCTGTTCCCCTCGAGCCCGAGAGTACTCCTGTGCCATCTTGGAACCCCCGTGTGGTGTCAATGGTGCTATTATTCCTCCGTGCCGAACCTTCTGTCGAT CTGTGGCTTCAACGTGCCAGGAATTCGTCATTAAAGGCTTTGGTTTGAGTGACGTGTTCAACTGCGATAAATTCCCCGACTCGACCGACCCCGCTGTGTGCTTCGATGCCACTCAAG AACCTTGTCTGGGTTTGGAGCACCGCTGTGGAGACGGCAAATGTGTGGCGAAGAGGCTAGTCTGTGACGGAATCTCGGACTGTGTTGACCAGTCAGATGAGGCTACATGTCCTGGCCGTCTTCCAG CTCCTGCCGGCGACGCAGCACCAGCAGCATCGGACAACACCTTCCAGCATCTTCCCAACTCAGAGGACGCCCGAACTGGCGGGCGGGACTTACCATTTGAAGATTATACAACCTTAGACACCCCCGAAGCCGTTTTAGAAGAACAAGTCCCCCCAGCCGATGACTATCCTGTCTTTAACGATTACTCTGTCACCGAGGACTACCCCGAAGGTCCTCTGGATTACGTAACCGACAACTTCGATTACCCTGAGGTCGTTGACAGTTCCGCGGCAACTCTCCCCCCCGTGGACGAGTTTGAGGGCCGTGTTGACGCTGCGAATGAGTCTCTGACCGTTGATGAAGAACCTTTCCAGCAAGACTTTGTAGATATTAACACTGAGTCAGCCCCCGCGGAAGCCTTCATGCCAACAGAGGAGCCAGTCACGTCAGAAGCCCAGGACTTTGTTGCCGAAGGAGACTTTGTCTCTACCGACGGTCCGGTTCTGATCTGTGACCATGAAAAGTTCCTGTGTCAGAATGGCTTCGATTGCGTGGACCTGGCGGCTGTTTGTGATGGTCTTCAGCAATGTAGTGATGGATCTGATGAGGCCAATTGTACCAGCATCG GACTCTCCTCGTCAACAACCCCTGCCTCACACACCCCAGAACCCCAGACTTCCTTCCCTGGCGAAGAAGTGGCAACTACCATTCCCGAGTACGCGACGGAGGACGCTGTAACAGAAGGGGCAGTGGAGGAGACAACGTTCTTCACAACGACACCGGAAGTCTGCCCCGAACTGATGTGCTTGGATGGAACCTGTCTCGCCATTTCTCAACTTAATGATGGTGTCAACGACTGTTCCGATGGCACAGATGAGCAGAACTTTTCAGAACTGATTTCTGCCACTTAA
- the LOC119580352 gene encoding uncharacterized protein LOC119580352 isoform X4: MPRVGDDAEDMCGNTLEPDPRYDSCCSNIFRPGKVLRDIIKGLLVVLGIAVVIAVVFVIIFYVVPGKEGEESVLTLKESAIVGGPVEHEVTGNGINEVEFTDNTRYDVAPSLEKIREEEDADVHAGHDHEHDHEHADHDHAHHDHDHAHDHDHDHAHHDHAHHEQPSAEPEPEPEAEPEAEPEAEPEATPEPEAEPEPTAEPEPEHMGKEESTHDARDAHHHGRSEGELGREHARPLGGMGHEHLHEGHDMAHDHTHHHDDMTHDHAHAEGDMGHDHIHAEGDMTHDHAHAEGDMTHDHAEGDMSHDHTHAGDMSHDTHAEGDMTHDHTHAEGDMSHDHNSEIGHEHVHAEMGHDQTAPTAAHESPEATPSAAAAPTERTIVSVSSTGAGTRVEVKSSESEVSHVPSTSIPPLLDVLGPHATPAGDARGSCRPRSLEMCSDLPYALTSLPNWANDKTDYELHNASLPFFRDVIVRSSCSPRAREYSCAILEPPCGVNGAIIPPCRTFCRSVASTCQEFVIKGFGLSDVFNCDKFPDSTDPAVCFDATQEPCLGLEHRCGDGKCVAKRLVCDGISDCVDQSDEATCPGRLPAPAGDAAPAASDNTFQHLPNSEDARTGGRDLPFEDYTTLDTPEAVLEEQVPPADDYPVFNDYSVTEDYPEGPLDYVTDNFDYPEVVDSSAATLPPVDEFEGRVDAANESLTVDEEPFQQDFVDINTESAPAEAFMPTEEPVTSEAQDFVAEGDFVSTDGPVLICDHEKFLCQNGFDCVDLAAVCDGLQQCSDGSDEANCTSIGLSSSTTPASHTPEPQTSFPGEEVATTIPEYATEDAVTEGAVEETTFFTTTPEVCPELMCLDGTCLAISQLNDGVNDCSDGTDEQNFSELISAT, from the exons GGCGACGACGCCGAGGACATGTGCGGGAATACCCTGGAGCCCGATCCTCGCTACGACTCGTGCTGCTCCAACATCTTCCGGCCGGGTAAGGTGCTCAGGGACATCATCAAGGGCCTGCTGGTGGTGCTGGGCATCGCCGTCGTCATCGCCGTCGTGTTTGTTATCATCTTCTACGTCGTTCCAG GCAAGGAGGGCGAGGAGTCCGTCCTGACCCTGAAGGAGAGCGCCATCGTGGGCGGCCCCGTCGAGCACGAGGTCACTGGCAACGGGATCAATGAGGTCGAATTTACCGACAATACTCGATACGACGTCGCTCCCAGCCTGGAGAAAAtccgggaggaggaggacgcggaTGTGCATGCCGGCCACGACCACGAGCACGACCACGAGCACGCTGACCACGATCACGCCCACCACGACCACGATCACGCCCACGATCACGACCACGATCATGCCCACCACGACCACGCCCACCACGAGCAGCCGTCCGCCGAACCCGAGCCCGAGCCGGAAGCCGAGCCGGAAGCCGAGCCGGAAGCCGAGCCGGAAGCCACCCCTGAGCCCGAGGCCGAGCCCGAGCCGACGGCTGAGCCCGAACCCGAGCACATGGGTAAGGAAGAGTCGACCCACGACGCCCGGGACGCCCACCACCATGGGCGCTCGGAGGGAGAGCTGGGTCGCGAGCACGCACGCCCGCTGGGTGGAATGGGCCACGAGCACTTGCATGAGGGACATGACATGGCCCACGATCATACTCACCATCACGATGATATGACTCATGATCACGCTCACGCCGAAGGTGACATGGGCCATGACCACATTCACGCCGAAGGTGACATGACTCATGATCACGCTCACGCCGAAGGTGACATGACTCATGATCACGCCGAAGGTGACATGTCTCATGACCACACTCACGCCGGTGACATGTCTCATGACACTCACGCCGAAGGTGACATGACTCATGACCACACTCACGCCGAAGGTGACATGTCCCATGATCATAATAGCGAAATTGGCCATGAACACGTGCATGCCGAGATGGGCCATGACCAGACAG CCCCCACCGCCGCCCACGAGAGCCCCGAGGCCACGCCCTCTGCCGCCGCCGCCCCCACCGAGAGAACCATCGTGTCCGTGTCCAGCACAGGCGCCGGAACCAGGGTCGAGGTCAAGTCTTCTGAGTCCGAGGTCAGCCACGTGCCCTCGACCAGCATCCCGCCGCTTCTCGACGTCCTGGGGCCTCACGCCACGCCCGCCGGGGACGCGCGCG GAAGCTGCCGTCCTCGCAGCCTGGAGATGTGCAGCGACTTGCCCTACGCACTCACCTCCCTCCCGAACTGGGCCAATGACAAGACAGATTACGAACTTCACAACGCGTCTCTTCCATTCTTTAGG gaCGTCATCGTGAGGTCAAGCTGTTCCCCTCGAGCCCGAGAGTACTCCTGTGCCATCTTGGAACCCCCGTGTGGTGTCAATGGTGCTATTATTCCTCCGTGCCGAACCTTCTGTCGAT CTGTGGCTTCAACGTGCCAGGAATTCGTCATTAAAGGCTTTGGTTTGAGTGACGTGTTCAACTGCGATAAATTCCCCGACTCGACCGACCCCGCTGTGTGCTTCGATGCCACTCAAG AACCTTGTCTGGGTTTGGAGCACCGCTGTGGAGACGGCAAATGTGTGGCGAAGAGGCTAGTCTGTGACGGAATCTCGGACTGTGTTGACCAGTCAGATGAGGCTACATGTCCTGGCCGTCTTCCAG CTCCTGCCGGCGACGCAGCACCAGCAGCATCGGACAACACCTTCCAGCATCTTCCCAACTCAGAGGACGCCCGAACTGGCGGGCGGGACTTACCATTTGAAGATTATACAACCTTAGACACCCCCGAAGCCGTTTTAGAAGAACAAGTCCCCCCAGCCGATGACTATCCTGTCTTTAACGATTACTCTGTCACCGAGGACTACCCCGAAGGTCCTCTGGATTACGTAACCGACAACTTCGATTACCCTGAGGTCGTTGACAGTTCCGCGGCAACTCTCCCCCCCGTGGACGAGTTTGAGGGCCGTGTTGACGCTGCGAATGAGTCTCTGACCGTTGATGAAGAACCTTTCCAGCAAGACTTTGTAGATATTAACACTGAGTCAGCCCCCGCGGAAGCCTTCATGCCAACAGAGGAGCCAGTCACGTCAGAAGCCCAGGACTTTGTTGCCGAAGGAGACTTTGTCTCTACCGACGGTCCGGTTCTGATCTGTGACCATGAAAAGTTCCTGTGTCAGAATGGCTTCGATTGCGTGGACCTGGCGGCTGTTTGTGATGGTCTTCAGCAATGTAGTGATGGATCTGATGAGGCCAATTGTACCAGCATCG GACTCTCCTCGTCAACAACCCCTGCCTCACACACCCCAGAACCCCAGACTTCCTTCCCTGGCGAAGAAGTGGCAACTACCATTCCCGAGTACGCGACGGAGGACGCTGTAACAGAAGGGGCAGTGGAGGAGACAACGTTCTTCACAACGACACCGGAAGTCTGCCCCGAACTGATGTGCTTGGATGGAACCTGTCTCGCCATTTCTCAACTTAATGATGGTGTCAACGACTGTTCCGATGGCACAGATGAGCAGAACTTTTCAGAACTGATTTCTGCCACTTAA
- the LOC119580352 gene encoding uncharacterized protein LOC119580352 isoform X9 produces the protein MVRCLIHGHNQQYKMTCKGDDAEDMCGNTLEPDPRYDSCCSNIFRPGKVLRDIIKGLLVVLGIAVVIAVVFVIIFYVVPGKEGEESVLTLKESAIVGGPVEHEVTGNGINEVEFTDNTRYDVAPSLEKIREEEDADVHAGHDHEHDHEHADHDHAHHDHDHAHDHDHDHAHHDHAHHEQPSAEPEPEPEAEPEAEPEAEPEATPEPEAEPEPTAEPEPEHMGKEESTHDARDAHHHGRSEGELGREHARPLGGMGHEHLHEGHDMAHDHTHHHDDMTHDHAHAEGDMTHDHTHAEGDMSHDHNSEIGHEHVHAEMGHDQTAPTAAHESPEATPSAAAAPTERTIVSVSSTGAGTRVEVKSSESEVSHVPSTSIPPLLDVLGPHATPAGDARGSCRPRSLEMCSDLPYALTSLPNWANDKTDYELHNASLPFFRDVIVRSSCSPRAREYSCAILEPPCGVNGAIIPPCRTFCRSVASTCQEFVIKGFGLSDVFNCDKFPDSTDPAVCFDATQEPCLGLEHRCGDGKCVAKRLVCDGISDCVDQSDEATCPGRLPAPAGDAAPAASDNTFQHLPNSEDARTGGRDLPFEDYTTLDTPEAVLEEQVPPADDYPVFNDYSVTEDYPEGPLDYVTDNFDYPEVVDSSAATLPPVDEFEGRVDAANESLTVDEEPFQQDFVDINTESAPAEAFMPTEEPVTSEAQDFVAEGDFVSTDGPVLICDHEKFLCQNGFDCVDLAAVCDGLQQCSDGSDEANCTSIGLSSSTTPASHTPEPQTSFPGEEVATTIPEYATEDAVTEGAVEETTFFTTTPEVCPELMCLDGTCLAISQLNDGVNDCSDGTDEQNFSELISAT, from the exons GGCGACGACGCCGAGGACATGTGCGGGAATACCCTGGAGCCCGATCCTCGCTACGACTCGTGCTGCTCCAACATCTTCCGGCCGGGTAAGGTGCTCAGGGACATCATCAAGGGCCTGCTGGTGGTGCTGGGCATCGCCGTCGTCATCGCCGTCGTGTTTGTTATCATCTTCTACGTCGTTCCAG GCAAGGAGGGCGAGGAGTCCGTCCTGACCCTGAAGGAGAGCGCCATCGTGGGCGGCCCCGTCGAGCACGAGGTCACTGGCAACGGGATCAATGAGGTCGAATTTACCGACAATACTCGATACGACGTCGCTCCCAGCCTGGAGAAAAtccgggaggaggaggacgcggaTGTGCATGCCGGCCACGACCACGAGCACGACCACGAGCACGCTGACCACGATCACGCCCACCACGACCACGATCACGCCCACGATCACGACCACGATCATGCCCACCACGACCACGCCCACCACGAGCAGCCGTCCGCCGAACCCGAGCCCGAGCCGGAAGCCGAGCCGGAAGCCGAGCCGGAAGCCGAGCCGGAAGCCACCCCTGAGCCCGAGGCCGAGCCCGAGCCGACGGCTGAGCCCGAACCCGAGCACATGGGTAAGGAAGAGTCGACCCACGACGCCCGGGACGCCCACCACCATGGGCGCTCGGAGGGAGAGCTGGGTCGCGAGCACGCACGCCCGCTGGGTGGAATGGGCCACGAGCACTTGCATGAGGGACATGACATGGCCCACGATCATACTCACCATCACGATGATATGACTCATGATCACGCTCACGCCGAAG GTGACATGACTCATGACCACACTCACGCCGAAGGTGACATGTCCCATGATCATAATAGCGAAATTGGCCATGAACACGTGCATGCCGAGATGGGCCATGACCAGACAG CCCCCACCGCCGCCCACGAGAGCCCCGAGGCCACGCCCTCTGCCGCCGCCGCCCCCACCGAGAGAACCATCGTGTCCGTGTCCAGCACAGGCGCCGGAACCAGGGTCGAGGTCAAGTCTTCTGAGTCCGAGGTCAGCCACGTGCCCTCGACCAGCATCCCGCCGCTTCTCGACGTCCTGGGGCCTCACGCCACGCCCGCCGGGGACGCGCGCG GAAGCTGCCGTCCTCGCAGCCTGGAGATGTGCAGCGACTTGCCCTACGCACTCACCTCCCTCCCGAACTGGGCCAATGACAAGACAGATTACGAACTTCACAACGCGTCTCTTCCATTCTTTAGG gaCGTCATCGTGAGGTCAAGCTGTTCCCCTCGAGCCCGAGAGTACTCCTGTGCCATCTTGGAACCCCCGTGTGGTGTCAATGGTGCTATTATTCCTCCGTGCCGAACCTTCTGTCGAT CTGTGGCTTCAACGTGCCAGGAATTCGTCATTAAAGGCTTTGGTTTGAGTGACGTGTTCAACTGCGATAAATTCCCCGACTCGACCGACCCCGCTGTGTGCTTCGATGCCACTCAAG AACCTTGTCTGGGTTTGGAGCACCGCTGTGGAGACGGCAAATGTGTGGCGAAGAGGCTAGTCTGTGACGGAATCTCGGACTGTGTTGACCAGTCAGATGAGGCTACATGTCCTGGCCGTCTTCCAG CTCCTGCCGGCGACGCAGCACCAGCAGCATCGGACAACACCTTCCAGCATCTTCCCAACTCAGAGGACGCCCGAACTGGCGGGCGGGACTTACCATTTGAAGATTATACAACCTTAGACACCCCCGAAGCCGTTTTAGAAGAACAAGTCCCCCCAGCCGATGACTATCCTGTCTTTAACGATTACTCTGTCACCGAGGACTACCCCGAAGGTCCTCTGGATTACGTAACCGACAACTTCGATTACCCTGAGGTCGTTGACAGTTCCGCGGCAACTCTCCCCCCCGTGGACGAGTTTGAGGGCCGTGTTGACGCTGCGAATGAGTCTCTGACCGTTGATGAAGAACCTTTCCAGCAAGACTTTGTAGATATTAACACTGAGTCAGCCCCCGCGGAAGCCTTCATGCCAACAGAGGAGCCAGTCACGTCAGAAGCCCAGGACTTTGTTGCCGAAGGAGACTTTGTCTCTACCGACGGTCCGGTTCTGATCTGTGACCATGAAAAGTTCCTGTGTCAGAATGGCTTCGATTGCGTGGACCTGGCGGCTGTTTGTGATGGTCTTCAGCAATGTAGTGATGGATCTGATGAGGCCAATTGTACCAGCATCG GACTCTCCTCGTCAACAACCCCTGCCTCACACACCCCAGAACCCCAGACTTCCTTCCCTGGCGAAGAAGTGGCAACTACCATTCCCGAGTACGCGACGGAGGACGCTGTAACAGAAGGGGCAGTGGAGGAGACAACGTTCTTCACAACGACACCGGAAGTCTGCCCCGAACTGATGTGCTTGGATGGAACCTGTCTCGCCATTTCTCAACTTAATGATGGTGTCAACGACTGTTCCGATGGCACAGATGAGCAGAACTTTTCAGAACTGATTTCTGCCACTTAA
- the LOC119580352 gene encoding uncharacterized protein LOC119580352 isoform X2: MGGGSGNKGGYKGDDAEDMCGNTLEPDPRYDSCCSNIFRPGKVLRDIIKGLLVVLGIAVVIAVVFVIIFYVVPGKEGEESVLTLKESAIVGGPVEHEVTGNGINEVEFTDNTRYDVAPSLEKIREEEDADVHAGHDHEHDHEHADHDHAHHDHDHAHDHDHDHAHHDHAHHEQPSAEPEPEPEAEPEAEPEAEPEATPEPEAEPEPTAEPEPEHMGKEESTHDARDAHHHGRSEGELGREHARPLGGMGHEHLHEGHDMAHDHTHHHDDMTHDHAHAEGDMGHDHIHAEGDMTHDHAHAEGDMTHDHAEGDMSHDHTHAGDMSHDTHAEGDMTHDHTHAEGDMSHDHNSEIGHEHVHAEMGHDQTAPTAAHESPEATPSAAAAPTERTIVSVSSTGAGTRVEVKSSESEVSHVPSTSIPPLLDVLGPHATPAGDARGSCRPRSLEMCSDLPYALTSLPNWANDKTDYELHNASLPFFRDVIVRSSCSPRAREYSCAILEPPCGVNGAIIPPCRTFCRSVASTCQEFVIKGFGLSDVFNCDKFPDSTDPAVCFDATQEPCLGLEHRCGDGKCVAKRLVCDGISDCVDQSDEATCPGRLPAPAGDAAPAASDNTFQHLPNSEDARTGGRDLPFEDYTTLDTPEAVLEEQVPPADDYPVFNDYSVTEDYPEGPLDYVTDNFDYPEVVDSSAATLPPVDEFEGRVDAANESLTVDEEPFQQDFVDINTESAPAEAFMPTEEPVTSEAQDFVAEGDFVSTDGPVLICDHEKFLCQNGFDCVDLAAVCDGLQQCSDGSDEANCTSIGLSSSTTPASHTPEPQTSFPGEEVATTIPEYATEDAVTEGAVEETTFFTTTPEVCPELMCLDGTCLAISQLNDGVNDCSDGTDEQNFSELISAT, encoded by the exons GGCGACGACGCCGAGGACATGTGCGGGAATACCCTGGAGCCCGATCCTCGCTACGACTCGTGCTGCTCCAACATCTTCCGGCCGGGTAAGGTGCTCAGGGACATCATCAAGGGCCTGCTGGTGGTGCTGGGCATCGCCGTCGTCATCGCCGTCGTGTTTGTTATCATCTTCTACGTCGTTCCAG GCAAGGAGGGCGAGGAGTCCGTCCTGACCCTGAAGGAGAGCGCCATCGTGGGCGGCCCCGTCGAGCACGAGGTCACTGGCAACGGGATCAATGAGGTCGAATTTACCGACAATACTCGATACGACGTCGCTCCCAGCCTGGAGAAAAtccgggaggaggaggacgcggaTGTGCATGCCGGCCACGACCACGAGCACGACCACGAGCACGCTGACCACGATCACGCCCACCACGACCACGATCACGCCCACGATCACGACCACGATCATGCCCACCACGACCACGCCCACCACGAGCAGCCGTCCGCCGAACCCGAGCCCGAGCCGGAAGCCGAGCCGGAAGCCGAGCCGGAAGCCGAGCCGGAAGCCACCCCTGAGCCCGAGGCCGAGCCCGAGCCGACGGCTGAGCCCGAACCCGAGCACATGGGTAAGGAAGAGTCGACCCACGACGCCCGGGACGCCCACCACCATGGGCGCTCGGAGGGAGAGCTGGGTCGCGAGCACGCACGCCCGCTGGGTGGAATGGGCCACGAGCACTTGCATGAGGGACATGACATGGCCCACGATCATACTCACCATCACGATGATATGACTCATGATCACGCTCACGCCGAAGGTGACATGGGCCATGACCACATTCACGCCGAAGGTGACATGACTCATGATCACGCTCACGCCGAAGGTGACATGACTCATGATCACGCCGAAGGTGACATGTCTCATGACCACACTCACGCCGGTGACATGTCTCATGACACTCACGCCGAAGGTGACATGACTCATGACCACACTCACGCCGAAGGTGACATGTCCCATGATCATAATAGCGAAATTGGCCATGAACACGTGCATGCCGAGATGGGCCATGACCAGACAG CCCCCACCGCCGCCCACGAGAGCCCCGAGGCCACGCCCTCTGCCGCCGCCGCCCCCACCGAGAGAACCATCGTGTCCGTGTCCAGCACAGGCGCCGGAACCAGGGTCGAGGTCAAGTCTTCTGAGTCCGAGGTCAGCCACGTGCCCTCGACCAGCATCCCGCCGCTTCTCGACGTCCTGGGGCCTCACGCCACGCCCGCCGGGGACGCGCGCG GAAGCTGCCGTCCTCGCAGCCTGGAGATGTGCAGCGACTTGCCCTACGCACTCACCTCCCTCCCGAACTGGGCCAATGACAAGACAGATTACGAACTTCACAACGCGTCTCTTCCATTCTTTAGG gaCGTCATCGTGAGGTCAAGCTGTTCCCCTCGAGCCCGAGAGTACTCCTGTGCCATCTTGGAACCCCCGTGTGGTGTCAATGGTGCTATTATTCCTCCGTGCCGAACCTTCTGTCGAT CTGTGGCTTCAACGTGCCAGGAATTCGTCATTAAAGGCTTTGGTTTGAGTGACGTGTTCAACTGCGATAAATTCCCCGACTCGACCGACCCCGCTGTGTGCTTCGATGCCACTCAAG AACCTTGTCTGGGTTTGGAGCACCGCTGTGGAGACGGCAAATGTGTGGCGAAGAGGCTAGTCTGTGACGGAATCTCGGACTGTGTTGACCAGTCAGATGAGGCTACATGTCCTGGCCGTCTTCCAG CTCCTGCCGGCGACGCAGCACCAGCAGCATCGGACAACACCTTCCAGCATCTTCCCAACTCAGAGGACGCCCGAACTGGCGGGCGGGACTTACCATTTGAAGATTATACAACCTTAGACACCCCCGAAGCCGTTTTAGAAGAACAAGTCCCCCCAGCCGATGACTATCCTGTCTTTAACGATTACTCTGTCACCGAGGACTACCCCGAAGGTCCTCTGGATTACGTAACCGACAACTTCGATTACCCTGAGGTCGTTGACAGTTCCGCGGCAACTCTCCCCCCCGTGGACGAGTTTGAGGGCCGTGTTGACGCTGCGAATGAGTCTCTGACCGTTGATGAAGAACCTTTCCAGCAAGACTTTGTAGATATTAACACTGAGTCAGCCCCCGCGGAAGCCTTCATGCCAACAGAGGAGCCAGTCACGTCAGAAGCCCAGGACTTTGTTGCCGAAGGAGACTTTGTCTCTACCGACGGTCCGGTTCTGATCTGTGACCATGAAAAGTTCCTGTGTCAGAATGGCTTCGATTGCGTGGACCTGGCGGCTGTTTGTGATGGTCTTCAGCAATGTAGTGATGGATCTGATGAGGCCAATTGTACCAGCATCG GACTCTCCTCGTCAACAACCCCTGCCTCACACACCCCAGAACCCCAGACTTCCTTCCCTGGCGAAGAAGTGGCAACTACCATTCCCGAGTACGCGACGGAGGACGCTGTAACAGAAGGGGCAGTGGAGGAGACAACGTTCTTCACAACGACACCGGAAGTCTGCCCCGAACTGATGTGCTTGGATGGAACCTGTCTCGCCATTTCTCAACTTAATGATGGTGTCAACGACTGTTCCGATGGCACAGATGAGCAGAACTTTTCAGAACTGATTTCTGCCACTTAA